One Helianthus annuus cultivar XRQ/B chromosome 7, HanXRQr2.0-SUNRISE, whole genome shotgun sequence genomic region harbors:
- the LOC110873614 gene encoding ABC transporter E family member 2, which translates to MADRLTRIAILKEDRCKPKKCRQECKKSCPVVKTGKLCIEVTSQSKVAYISEELCIGCGICVKKCPFDAIEIINLPKDLDKDTTHRYGANTFKLHRLPVPRPGQVLGLVGTNGIGKSTALKVLAGKLKPNLGRFNNPPDWQEILTYFRGSELQNYFTRILEDNLKAIIKPQYVDHIPKAVQGNVGQVLDQKDERDVKAELCVDLELNQVIDRNVGDLSGGELQRFAIAVVAIQNAEIYMFDEPSSYLDVKQRLKAAQVIRSLLRANSYVIVVEHDLSVLDYLSDFICCLYGKPGAYGVVTLPFSVREGINIFLEGYVPTENLRFRDESLTFKVAETPQESAEEIETYARYKYPTMSKTQGGFKLKVVEGEFTDSQIIVMLGENGTGKTTFIRMLAGILKPDTIEGSETEIPEFNVSYKPQKISPKFPHSVRHLLHQKIRDSYMHPQFVSDVMKPLQIEQLMDQEVVNLSGGELQRVALCLCLGKPADIYLIDEPSAYLDSEQRIVASKVIKRFILHAKKTAFVVEHDFIMATYLADRVIVYEGTPSIDCVANAPQSLLTGMNLFLSHLTITFRRDPTNYRPRINKLNSTKDREQKLAGSYYYLDD; encoded by the exons ATGGCGGATCGATTGACTCGTATCGCCATCCTCAAAGAAGATCGTTGCAAGCCCAAGAAGTGCCGACAGGAATGCAAGAAAAGCTGTCCTGTTGTTAAAACTg GTAAGCTATGTATTGAGGTCACTTCTCAATCAAAGGTGGCGTATATCTCCGAGGAGCTTTGCATAGGGTGTGGTATATGTGTTAAG AAATGCCCGTTCGATGCAATTGAGATCATCAATTTACCAAAAGATTTGGATAAAGATACAACTCATCGTTATGGGGCCAACACCTTCAAATTGCACAGGTTGCCTGTCCCGAGGCCTGGGCAAGTTCTCGGTTTGGTTGGAACAAATGGAATCGGAAAGTCTACAGCTCTCAAAGTTTTGGCTGGAAAGTTGAAACCCAATTTGGGCCGTTTTAAT aACCCTCCAGATTGGCAAGAAATTTTAACTTACTTTCGAGGTTCTGAGTTGCAAAACTACTTTACTCGTATTCTTGAAGATAATTTGAAG GCAATCATAAAGCCACAGTATGTTGATCATATTCCAAAAGCAGTTCAAGGGAATGTTGGACAGGTACTTGACCAGAAAGATGAGAGAGATGTTAAGGCAGAGCTTTGTGTAGACCTTGAGCTGAATCAGGTTATTGATCGTAATGTTGGCGATTTGTCTGGAGGGGAGCTTCAAAGGTTTGCAATTGCTGTTGTTGCCATACAGAATGCTGAGATTTATATGTTTGATGAGCCCTCAAGTTATCTTGATGTCAAACAAAGGCTTAAAGCTGCTCAAGTTATCAGATCTTTGCTTAGAGCCAACAG CTACGTGATTGTTGTGGAGCACGATTTGAGTGTGCTTGATTACCTATCAGACTTCATTTGCTGTCTCTATGGGAAGCCTGGTGCATATGGTGTTGTGACACTACCCTTCTCTGTCAGAGAAGGAATTAATATCTTTTTGGAAGGGTATGTGCCCACAGAAAACCTTCGTTTTCGTGACGAATCTCTCACATTTAag GTAGCTGAGACACCACAGGAGAGTGCTGAAGAAATTGAAACATATGCACGCTATAAATACCCAACTATGTCTAAAACACAAGGTGGTTTCAAACTTAAAGTGGTTGAGGGTGAGTTCACGGACTCTCAGATCATAGTAATGCTTGGTGAAAATGGAACAGGAAAGACCACGTTTATTCGTATGCTG GCTGGTATACTTAAGCCTGATACCATAGAAGGCTCTGAGACGGAGATACCTGAGTTTAATGTCTCGTACAAACCTCAAAAGATCAGTCCCAAGTTCCCTCATTCAGTCAGGCATTTGTTACATCAAAAGATCCGTGACTCGTATATGCACCCTCAGTTTGTTTCTGATGTCATGAAGCCTCTTCAAATCGAGCAGTTAATGGATCAAGAAGTCGTCAATCTTTCTGGTGGTGAATTGCAAAGAGTTGCTTTGTGCTTGTGTCTTGGCAAG CCTGCTGATATTTACCTGATAGATGAACCAAGTGCATACCTTGATTCCGAGCAGCGTATTGTTGCTTCCAAAGTTATAAAGAGATTTATACTACACGCTAAAAAGACTGCATTTGTGGTTGAACACGATTTTATAATGGCAACTTATCTAGCAGATCGGGTGATTGTTTATGAAGGGACACCGTCTATTGATTGTGTTGCAAATGCACCTCAGTCTTTGTTAACCGGAATGAATCTCTTTTTATCG